A region of Streptomyces deccanensis DNA encodes the following proteins:
- a CDS encoding haloacid dehalogenase type II, translated as MPIPSFQFRPKYVSFDCYGTLIEWPMTPITRELVGDQIQAEHWDQFVKEFRGYRYDSILDKYYPYEQTLQAAFERVCRKWCIEAAPDAGKRLADGVRSWGPHADVPEPLKKMGENYKLVILSNADDSFLAESVPRLGADFHAVFTAEQAGYYKPRYAAFEYMLDQLDAAPEDFVHVSSHTRYDLMPMHDMGFRNLVLLDRGCDPVTHGYDYVTVKSLDELNQMLGI; from the coding sequence ATGCCCATTCCCTCGTTCCAGTTCCGCCCGAAGTACGTCTCGTTCGACTGCTACGGCACGTTGATCGAGTGGCCGATGACCCCCATCACACGTGAGCTCGTCGGTGACCAGATCCAGGCCGAGCACTGGGACCAGTTCGTCAAGGAGTTCCGCGGCTACCGCTACGACTCGATCCTCGACAAGTACTACCCCTACGAGCAGACGCTGCAGGCCGCCTTCGAGCGGGTCTGCCGCAAGTGGTGCATCGAGGCGGCCCCGGACGCGGGCAAGCGGCTCGCCGACGGCGTGCGCAGCTGGGGCCCGCACGCCGACGTGCCGGAACCCCTGAAGAAGATGGGCGAGAACTACAAGCTGGTGATCCTCTCCAACGCCGACGACTCCTTCCTCGCGGAGAGCGTGCCCCGGCTCGGTGCGGACTTCCACGCGGTCTTCACCGCGGAGCAGGCCGGCTACTACAAGCCCCGCTACGCCGCGTTCGAGTACATGCTCGACCAGCTCGACGCGGCCCCCGAGGACTTCGTCCACGTGTCCTCGCACACCCGCTACGACCTGATGCCGATGCACGACATGGGCTTCCGCAACCTCGTCCTGCTGGACCGCGGCTGCGACCCGGTCACCCACGGCTACGACTACGTGACCGTCAAGTCCCTGGACGAACTCAACCAGATGCTGGGCATCTGA
- a CDS encoding NAD-dependent succinate-semialdehyde dehydrogenase, protein MTVVRDVPKQLFIGGDWQDAESGRTLSVDNPATGEELCQVADASPADGRRALEAAVAAQAAWAATPPRVRSEILRRAYDIIIARTEDLALLMTLEMGKPLAEARAEVAYGAEFFRWFSEEAVRIDGGMMTAPDGRNRLLVARQPVGPCLLITPWNFPLAMGTRKIGPAIAAGCTIVLKPAPQTPLTSLALAEILTEAGLPAGVLNIVTTTDAAGVVEPLLRGGKIRKLSFTGSTQVGRILLAQCADTVIRTSMELGGNAPLIVFEDADLDTAVEGTMVAKMRNMGESCCAANRIFVHTSVADEFAQRLTARMAALTVGPGTEPGIDVGPLIDLAGRSKAHDLVQDAVKRGATVLTGGELPEGPGCFYPPTVLTGIAPDAAIIDSEIFGPVAAIRTFETEDEVVAVANDTEFGLAAYLFTQNLDRALRVAERLESGMIGINTGLVSNPAAPFGGVKQSGLGREGGLVGIDEFLEYKYMAVPVGA, encoded by the coding sequence ATGACTGTCGTCCGTGATGTTCCCAAGCAGCTGTTCATCGGCGGCGATTGGCAGGACGCGGAGTCCGGCCGGACCCTGTCCGTCGACAACCCGGCCACCGGGGAGGAACTGTGCCAGGTCGCCGACGCGTCACCCGCCGACGGTCGGCGTGCCCTCGAGGCGGCGGTCGCCGCGCAGGCCGCCTGGGCCGCCACCCCGCCGCGCGTGCGCAGCGAGATCCTGCGCCGCGCCTACGACATCATCATCGCGCGCACCGAGGACCTCGCGCTGCTGATGACCCTGGAGATGGGCAAGCCCCTGGCCGAGGCGCGTGCCGAGGTCGCCTACGGCGCGGAGTTCTTCCGCTGGTTCTCCGAGGAAGCCGTCCGTATCGACGGCGGCATGATGACCGCCCCGGACGGCAGGAACCGGCTGCTGGTCGCCCGTCAGCCCGTCGGCCCCTGCCTGCTCATCACCCCCTGGAACTTCCCCCTGGCGATGGGCACCCGCAAGATCGGCCCCGCCATCGCCGCCGGCTGCACCATCGTCCTCAAACCCGCCCCCCAGACCCCCCTGACCAGCCTCGCCCTGGCGGAGATCCTCACCGAAGCGGGCCTGCCGGCCGGGGTGCTGAACATCGTCACCACCACCGACGCCGCCGGCGTCGTCGAACCCCTCCTTCGCGGCGGGAAGATCCGCAAGCTCTCCTTCACCGGCTCCACCCAGGTCGGGCGGATCCTGCTGGCCCAGTGCGCCGACACTGTCATCCGCACCTCCATGGAACTGGGCGGCAACGCACCGCTCATCGTCTTCGAGGACGCCGACCTCGACACCGCCGTCGAGGGCACCATGGTCGCCAAGATGCGCAACATGGGCGAGTCCTGCTGTGCGGCCAACCGCATCTTCGTCCACACCTCCGTCGCCGACGAGTTCGCCCAGCGCCTCACCGCGCGTATGGCCGCCCTCACCGTCGGGCCCGGCACCGAACCCGGCATCGACGTCGGCCCCCTCATCGACCTCGCCGGCCGCAGCAAAGCGCACGACCTGGTGCAGGACGCGGTCAAGCGCGGTGCCACCGTCCTGACCGGTGGTGAACTCCCCGAAGGGCCGGGCTGCTTCTACCCGCCCACCGTCCTCACCGGCATCGCCCCCGACGCCGCGATCATCGACTCCGAGATCTTCGGCCCCGTCGCCGCGATCCGCACCTTCGAGACCGAGGACGAGGTCGTCGCCGTCGCCAACGACACCGAATTCGGTCTGGCCGCCTACCTGTTCACCCAGAACCTCGACCGTGCCCTGCGGGTCGCCGAACGTCTCGAAAGCGGCATGATCGGCATCAACACCGGACTGGTCTCCAACCCCGCCGCGCCTTTCGGCGGCGTCAAGCAGTCCGGCCTCGGCCGCGAAGGCGGACTCGTCGGCATCGACGAGTTCCTGGAGTACAAGTACATGGCCGTCCCCGTCGGAGCCTGA
- a CDS encoding ABC transporter substrate-binding protein has translation MAAAMQVNRHLSIPIVTTALALALAACGATGTAQNAEAKSTTQGGGSGASAEHTDDISVGVTPDAKAVKLLPAAVKAKGTLSVAMDLAYPPTTFMASDNKTPIGFNPDMSRLIAAKLGLKLQINNVKFDTIITGLQANRYDFTASTMGATSDRLKVLDMVDYINSGTGVSVPYGNPQKLSTHTLCGHRVAVPSGSTAELQWLPQLSEQDCTSKGKPAIKSVTLPSVNDALTQLVSKRVDAVMYDFVSLGWAAEQQPKTFDVLKPLVATKRATVALKKDSPLTPAVQAAIQSIIDDPKYTEALGRWGLKDLGIKTAAMAVPQD, from the coding sequence GTGGCCGCCGCTATGCAGGTCAACAGGCACCTGAGCATCCCGATCGTCACCACCGCCCTGGCCCTCGCGCTCGCCGCGTGCGGGGCGACCGGCACGGCACAGAACGCGGAGGCGAAGAGCACGACGCAGGGCGGGGGATCCGGCGCGTCGGCCGAGCACACCGACGACATCTCGGTGGGCGTGACGCCGGACGCGAAGGCGGTGAAGCTGCTGCCCGCGGCGGTGAAGGCCAAGGGCACGCTCTCGGTGGCCATGGACCTGGCCTACCCGCCCACCACGTTCATGGCATCGGACAACAAGACGCCGATCGGGTTCAACCCGGACATGTCGCGGCTGATCGCCGCCAAGCTCGGCCTGAAACTCCAGATCAACAACGTCAAGTTCGACACCATCATCACCGGACTGCAAGCCAACCGGTACGACTTCACCGCCTCCACCATGGGTGCCACCAGCGACCGGCTGAAGGTGCTCGACATGGTGGACTACATCAACTCCGGGACCGGCGTGTCCGTCCCTTACGGCAACCCGCAGAAGCTGAGCACCCACACGCTGTGCGGGCACCGCGTCGCCGTACCCTCCGGCAGCACCGCGGAGCTCCAGTGGCTGCCCCAGCTGTCCGAGCAGGACTGTACGAGCAAGGGCAAGCCGGCCATCAAGTCGGTGACCCTGCCCAGCGTGAACGACGCGCTGACCCAGCTGGTCTCCAAGCGGGTCGACGCGGTGATGTACGACTTCGTCTCGCTCGGGTGGGCGGCCGAACAGCAGCCCAAGACGTTCGACGTCCTCAAGCCCCTGGTGGCCACCAAGCGCGCGACCGTCGCGCTGAAGAAGGACTCGCCGCTGACCCCCGCGGTGCAGGCTGCCATCCAGTCGATCATCGACGACCCCAAGTACACCGAGGCGCTGGGCCGCTGGGGTCTGAAGGACCTCGGGATCAAGACCGCGGCCATGGCCGTCCCGCAGGACTGA
- a CDS encoding amino acid ABC transporter permease — translation MSTDLIGTKTRSRPVSPLLAEEKKRITPKRPRDYVAWAVAIAIVAGLVWTVVTNENYRWPVVFSYFTTETILNGLLITLLLTVASMALGTLLGLVLAVMRMSHLRPVSGLAQLYIAFFRGTPVLVQLIFWFNIAALYPNISIGVPFTDISTPVNVNAIMTPMTAAVVGLTLNQAAYMSEIIRGGFASVPRGQHEAAESLGMSGFTKLRRVIIPQTMPAVIPATGNQVIGMLKETSLVSVLGVADLLNSAQSIYARNYQTIPLLIVASLWYLIMTLALSVPQSMIERRFSRSTRTRLTPAATPAGPGAGQPVPTTRESLL, via the coding sequence ATGTCCACGGATCTGATCGGTACGAAGACCAGGAGCCGACCGGTGTCACCACTACTGGCCGAAGAAAAGAAGCGGATCACGCCGAAACGTCCGCGCGACTACGTGGCCTGGGCCGTCGCGATCGCGATCGTCGCCGGTCTGGTGTGGACCGTGGTGACGAACGAGAACTATCGCTGGCCGGTGGTGTTCAGCTACTTCACCACCGAGACCATCCTCAACGGCCTGCTGATCACGCTCCTCCTGACCGTGGCGAGCATGGCTCTGGGAACGCTGCTGGGGCTGGTGCTGGCGGTGATGCGGATGTCGCACCTGCGGCCCGTCTCCGGGCTGGCCCAGCTCTACATCGCCTTCTTCCGCGGCACCCCGGTGCTGGTGCAGCTGATCTTCTGGTTCAACATCGCGGCGCTGTACCCGAACATCTCCATCGGTGTCCCGTTCACCGACATCTCCACGCCGGTGAACGTGAACGCGATCATGACGCCGATGACCGCGGCCGTGGTGGGGCTGACGCTGAACCAGGCCGCGTACATGTCGGAGATCATCCGCGGCGGGTTCGCCTCGGTTCCCCGGGGACAGCACGAGGCGGCGGAGTCCTTGGGCATGTCGGGGTTCACCAAGCTCCGGCGTGTGATCATCCCGCAGACCATGCCGGCGGTCATCCCGGCCACCGGTAACCAGGTGATCGGCATGCTCAAGGAGACCTCGCTGGTGAGCGTGCTCGGCGTCGCCGACCTGCTGAACAGCGCACAGTCGATCTACGCCCGCAACTACCAGACGATCCCGCTGCTGATCGTGGCCAGCCTCTGGTACCTGATCATGACGCTGGCGCTGAGCGTGCCGCAGTCCATGATCGAGCGCCGTTTCTCCCGCTCGACCAGGACGCGGCTGACCCCGGCCGCCACGCCGGCCGGGCCGGGGGCGGGCCAGCCCGTTCCCACCACGAGGGAGTCCCTGCTGTGA
- a CDS encoding NAD(P)/FAD-dependent oxidoreductase, with the protein MKTIPYWIETAGAFPDRSGKPVTEDTDVVVVGAGLTGLSTALHSARKGARVTLVEKGQIGSGASARNGGMANLGFTIGVSQAIRRYGLERAREIYNSYGEAVDTVERLVNEESIDCQFRRVGRLGVASRPAHFESKKAQQRLLAKHFGHETTLIGKAELRSEIGSDAYHGGLLDPFSAALHVGRFVRGMAEACERTGVEIHERNAAIGVRRTAAGRFEVSTERGVIRAGQVMMATDAYTDKNFPWLRRQQVCVGSFIIVTEPLGEQLARDIIPKARLIVDSNKVCHYFRLTPDNRLLFGGRARFAPSDPTSDKKSGAVLFREMCEIFPQLSRTRIEYVWGGSVGFAMDRIVHAGQTEDGVYYSLGYAGHGVQMATHMGQVMAEVMDGHPEVSPVRDIAPPRIPLYNGTAWFLPFAGAYYKTLDRIR; encoded by the coding sequence ATGAAGACGATTCCCTACTGGATAGAAACCGCCGGGGCGTTTCCCGACCGATCCGGCAAGCCGGTGACCGAGGACACCGACGTGGTGGTCGTCGGCGCCGGCCTGACGGGTCTGTCCACCGCCCTGCACTCCGCCCGCAAGGGCGCCCGCGTCACCCTCGTCGAGAAGGGCCAGATCGGCTCCGGTGCCTCCGCCCGCAACGGCGGCATGGCGAACCTGGGCTTCACCATCGGCGTGAGCCAGGCCATCCGCCGGTACGGACTCGAACGGGCCCGCGAGATCTACAACTCCTACGGCGAGGCCGTGGACACCGTCGAGCGGCTCGTGAACGAGGAGTCCATCGACTGCCAGTTCCGCCGCGTAGGACGCCTGGGTGTCGCGTCCCGCCCCGCCCACTTCGAGAGCAAGAAGGCCCAACAGCGCCTCCTGGCCAAGCACTTCGGACACGAGACCACTCTGATCGGCAAGGCCGAGCTGCGTTCCGAGATCGGATCCGACGCCTACCACGGCGGCCTGCTCGACCCGTTCAGCGCGGCCCTGCACGTCGGCCGCTTCGTGCGCGGTATGGCCGAGGCGTGCGAGCGCACCGGTGTCGAGATCCACGAGCGCAACGCGGCCATCGGCGTGCGGCGTACCGCCGCCGGCCGGTTCGAGGTCAGCACCGAGCGCGGTGTCATCCGTGCCGGGCAGGTCATGATGGCCACCGACGCCTACACCGACAAGAACTTCCCCTGGCTGCGCCGGCAGCAGGTCTGCGTGGGCAGCTTCATCATCGTCACCGAGCCGCTCGGCGAGCAGCTGGCCCGGGACATCATCCCCAAGGCCCGCCTCATCGTCGACTCCAACAAGGTCTGCCACTACTTCCGGCTCACCCCGGACAACCGGCTGCTGTTCGGCGGCCGTGCCCGTTTCGCCCCGTCCGACCCCACCTCGGACAAGAAGAGCGGGGCCGTTCTGTTCCGTGAGATGTGCGAGATCTTCCCGCAGCTCTCCCGCACCAGGATCGAGTACGTGTGGGGCGGCTCCGTCGGCTTCGCCATGGACCGCATCGTGCACGCCGGGCAGACCGAGGACGGCGTCTACTACTCCCTGGGATACGCCGGTCACGGCGTGCAGATGGCCACCCACATGGGGCAGGTCATGGCCGAGGTGATGGACGGCCACCCCGAGGTCAGCCCCGTCCGCGACATCGCCCCGCCCCGCATCCCCCTCTACAACGGCACTGCCTGGTTCCTGCCCTTCGCGGGCGCCTACTACAAGACGCTCGACCGCATCCGCTGA
- a CDS encoding D-2-hydroxyacid dehydrogenase — protein MRERLVVLYRGNRPPATARIEGLADTVYATEEELPYLLPGADVLLAWVTITPAIREAWPDDPQKAPRWVHASSAGVDSLLFPALVDDPQVVLTNARGVYEQPTAEYVLGLILALAKDFPGTWEHQRRREWRPRPSDGITGRTALVWGTGPIGRAIARLLRAVGMRVSGAGRESRSDDPDFGTVHGATTLRSALTEADYVVLAAPLTQGTRGMVDAPVLAAMKPGARLINVGRGGLVDEEALVDHLAAGRLAGAALDVFAQEPLPAGSPLWDMPGVIVSPHTAGETTSEREALIEVFLDNFARHIEGRPLRNVVDKRRGYVVDDTPPA, from the coding sequence ATGCGCGAGCGACTCGTCGTCCTCTACCGCGGCAACCGGCCCCCCGCCACCGCCCGCATCGAAGGCCTCGCCGACACCGTCTACGCCACGGAGGAGGAACTGCCCTACCTCCTCCCCGGCGCGGACGTCCTCCTGGCCTGGGTGACCATCACCCCGGCCATCCGGGAGGCATGGCCCGATGATCCGCAGAAGGCGCCCCGCTGGGTCCACGCGTCGTCCGCAGGCGTGGACTCCTTGCTGTTCCCCGCCCTGGTGGACGATCCGCAGGTTGTCCTGACCAACGCCCGCGGGGTCTACGAGCAGCCGACGGCCGAGTACGTCCTGGGCCTGATCCTCGCCCTCGCCAAGGACTTCCCCGGCACGTGGGAGCACCAGCGGCGCCGCGAGTGGCGTCCGCGCCCCAGTGACGGCATCACCGGACGCACCGCGCTGGTCTGGGGGACGGGGCCGATCGGCCGGGCCATCGCCCGCCTGCTGCGCGCCGTCGGGATGCGGGTGAGCGGTGCGGGCCGCGAGTCCCGCTCGGACGATCCCGACTTCGGCACTGTGCACGGTGCGACGACCCTGCGCTCCGCCCTGACAGAAGCGGACTACGTCGTCCTGGCCGCGCCCCTCACCCAGGGCACCCGGGGCATGGTCGACGCCCCCGTGCTCGCCGCCATGAAGCCGGGGGCGCGGCTGATCAACGTGGGCCGGGGCGGACTCGTCGACGAGGAGGCGCTGGTCGACCACCTCGCCGCCGGACGGCTCGCCGGAGCGGCCCTGGACGTGTTCGCTCAAGAACCGCTGCCTGCCGGATCACCACTGTGGGACATGCCCGGCGTGATCGTCTCCCCGCACACGGCGGGCGAGACCACCAGCGAGCGGGAGGCGCTCATCGAGGTGTTCCTCGACAACTTCGCCCGGCACATCGAGGGCCGGCCGCTGCGCAACGTGGTGGACAAGCGGCGCGGATACGTGGTCGACGACACGCCCCCAGCCTGA
- a CDS encoding cupin domain-containing protein: protein MSLLKTIDPNPSFAPQESGPLPERLISGDPTYKTWAQDAARGETIKTGVWEATPGETHSIKGELFEFCHILSGVIELTPEGGEPVVYKAGDSFVMKPGYVGVWKTIETVRKIYLTVS, encoded by the coding sequence ATGTCACTCCTGAAGACCATCGATCCCAACCCCTCCTTCGCGCCCCAGGAGTCCGGCCCGCTGCCGGAGCGCCTGATTTCCGGCGACCCGACCTACAAGACCTGGGCCCAGGACGCCGCCCGCGGGGAAACGATCAAAACGGGCGTCTGGGAAGCCACGCCCGGCGAGACGCACTCGATCAAGGGCGAGCTCTTCGAGTTCTGCCACATCCTTTCCGGCGTCATCGAACTCACACCGGAAGGCGGCGAGCCGGTGGTCTACAAGGCAGGCGACAGCTTTGTCATGAAGCCGGGCTACGTCGGTGTCTGGAAGACCATCGAAACCGTGCGCAAGATCTACCTGACCGTTTCGTAG
- a CDS encoding amino acid ABC transporter ATP-binding protein translates to MNADGTIVARKLCKSFGRHQVLRDIDLTVAAGEISCIIGPSGSGKSTLLRCINGLEPVDRGVLKVNGEDFGYVEKDDAYHAVRPKRLAEQRARIGMVFQQFNLFPNMTAESNVMSGPVLVQKKDRATCREQAQELLAKVGLKGCGHKYPAQLSGGQQQRVAIARALAMEPTIMLFDEPTSALDPERVGEVLAVMRDLAGNGMTMLLVTHEMGFAREVADEVLFMDEGIAVERGDAREVLGNPREKRTQAFLERVL, encoded by the coding sequence GTGAACGCCGACGGAACGATCGTCGCACGCAAGCTGTGCAAGAGCTTCGGACGTCACCAGGTTCTGCGTGACATCGACCTGACCGTCGCGGCCGGGGAGATCTCCTGCATCATCGGGCCCAGCGGATCCGGCAAATCCACCCTGCTGCGGTGTATCAACGGTCTGGAGCCCGTCGACCGCGGAGTCCTCAAGGTCAACGGAGAGGACTTCGGCTACGTCGAGAAGGACGACGCCTACCACGCCGTCCGCCCGAAACGGCTGGCCGAGCAACGCGCCCGCATCGGCATGGTGTTCCAGCAGTTCAACCTGTTCCCCAACATGACCGCCGAAAGCAATGTCATGTCCGGACCGGTGCTGGTGCAGAAGAAGGACCGCGCCACCTGCCGGGAGCAGGCACAAGAGCTGCTGGCCAAGGTCGGCCTCAAGGGCTGCGGCCACAAGTACCCCGCCCAGCTTTCCGGCGGCCAGCAGCAGCGCGTGGCCATCGCCCGCGCGCTGGCGATGGAACCCACCATCATGCTGTTCGACGAACCCACCAGCGCGTTGGACCCCGAGCGCGTGGGTGAGGTACTCGCCGTCATGCGCGACCTCGCCGGCAACGGAATGACCATGCTGCTCGTCACCCACGAGATGGGCTTCGCCCGCGAGGTCGCCGACGAAGTGCTCTTCATGGACGAAGGCATCGCCGTCGAACGCGGCGATGCCCGCGAAGTCCTGGGCAACCCCCGTGAGAAACGAACCCAGGCCTTCCTCGAAAGAGTGCTGTAG
- a CDS encoding PucR family transcriptional regulator, with protein MPPRRHATGHFPTLREVLRLPVLAEGMPRVLAGEARLDSPVRWVHVTELLNPADFLEGGELVLTTGKPHPENSSELRGYVDQLADVGAAGLIVELGYRYQKVPQELVAACRARDVPLVELARGVRFIDVTHTVHALILDAQGALLRRGRDIQDIFTALTLRGADPEELVHTTAELTGAPVVLEDLTHRILMCELLGRPYEPVVSAWSRRSRAAPTPERITPSGPEGWLIAPVQDHHGPWGRLVLLGDRLSAEPDPEHVLVLERAAIALTMARLAGQAWWERRAHRSVLRDLYERRFRSPADARARAEALGLPTLGHRLFAVVIRHPYAGTEGEHLDERIAKALTHTGVRALVGETAPGRIGVLMALAQASAWQPVAERIGRLVREELGPRAVVAVGPGVTDLGGIARSWQEAEQTAEAITPASPERWFYVPADVRLPELLGVLREDTRLQRYAERQLTRLIEHDDRNSGDLLPALRAYLAAAGNKSVAAKRAGMSRQAYYQRLHTIERLLGCDLESGLERTSLHVAVLVLDAGEAAAEGAR; from the coding sequence ATGCCACCCAGACGTCACGCAACCGGCCACTTCCCCACACTTCGGGAGGTACTGCGCCTGCCCGTGCTCGCCGAAGGGATGCCTCGCGTGCTGGCAGGCGAGGCCCGGCTGGACAGCCCGGTGCGCTGGGTGCATGTCACCGAGCTGCTCAACCCCGCCGATTTCCTGGAGGGCGGCGAGCTGGTACTGACGACCGGCAAGCCGCATCCCGAGAACTCCTCCGAGCTGCGCGGTTACGTCGACCAGCTCGCGGACGTCGGCGCGGCCGGCCTGATCGTGGAGCTCGGTTACCGCTACCAGAAGGTGCCCCAGGAGCTGGTGGCGGCGTGCCGTGCCCGTGATGTGCCGCTGGTCGAGCTGGCCCGTGGCGTCCGGTTCATCGACGTCACGCACACGGTGCACGCGCTCATCCTCGACGCCCAGGGAGCCCTGCTGCGCCGCGGGCGGGACATCCAGGACATCTTCACGGCCCTGACGCTGCGGGGCGCGGACCCCGAGGAACTGGTGCACACCACTGCGGAGCTCACCGGAGCCCCCGTGGTGCTGGAAGATCTCACCCACCGGATCCTGATGTGCGAGCTGCTCGGCAGGCCGTACGAGCCGGTGGTGTCGGCCTGGTCGCGGCGATCACGGGCCGCCCCGACGCCGGAGAGGATCACGCCGAGCGGCCCGGAGGGGTGGCTGATCGCGCCGGTGCAGGACCACCACGGCCCGTGGGGGCGGCTGGTCCTGCTGGGGGACCGGCTGAGCGCCGAGCCCGACCCGGAACACGTTTTGGTGCTGGAGCGTGCGGCGATCGCGCTGACCATGGCACGTCTGGCGGGGCAGGCCTGGTGGGAGCGCCGGGCCCACCGCTCCGTGCTGCGGGACCTGTACGAACGGCGTTTCCGCTCCCCCGCGGACGCCCGCGCCCGCGCCGAGGCACTGGGACTGCCCACCCTCGGACACCGCCTGTTCGCCGTGGTCATCCGCCACCCGTACGCCGGCACCGAGGGGGAGCACCTCGACGAACGGATCGCGAAGGCGCTGACGCACACCGGTGTCCGCGCTCTGGTCGGCGAGACGGCCCCCGGCCGCATCGGTGTCCTCATGGCTCTGGCACAGGCGAGCGCCTGGCAGCCGGTCGCCGAGCGGATCGGCCGCCTGGTCCGGGAGGAGCTCGGGCCGCGGGCAGTCGTCGCCGTCGGCCCCGGGGTGACCGACCTCGGCGGGATCGCCCGGTCGTGGCAGGAGGCGGAGCAGACGGCGGAGGCCATCACACCGGCCTCCCCCGAGCGATGGTTCTACGTCCCCGCCGACGTCCGGCTGCCGGAGTTGCTGGGCGTCCTCCGCGAGGACACCCGCCTTCAGCGGTACGCCGAACGGCAGCTGACCCGCCTCATCGAGCACGACGACCGCAACAGCGGCGATCTGCTCCCGGCACTGCGCGCCTATCTGGCGGCGGCCGGGAACAAGTCGGTCGCGGCGAAACGCGCCGGCATGTCCCGGCAGGCGTACTACCAGCGCCTGCACACCATCGAGCGGCTCCTCGGCTGCGACCTGGAGTCAGGTCTGGAGCGCACGTCCCTGCACGTCGCGGTGCTGGTTCTGGACGCGGGAGAAGCAGCGGCAGAGGGCGCGCGGTAG
- the solA gene encoding N-methyl-L-tryptophan oxidase: protein MRVPKRVAVIGAGSMGSQAMWRLAARGAEVIGYDRYAPGHDRGAAGGESRIYRAAHLGEPGYIPLLRLADRMWEQLQAETGLPLRRRSGSLVMGETASPSMRLLLSTSAAHRLDHEVLDREELARRHPQHRLPDGHTALLDRLGAVIRPEASIQAAAARAEQLGARLHRYTTVREVVPAAGGGVRVVTDLGTDHVDAAVVTVGPWINTLIPDLPRTVDVRRVVCSWHLPTRYDWFAGGAPSFVRAAPHDCFGIPSPDGISVKLGLSFKYHAPVPEPDRLDRTVRPEELGVFRELIGELMPDLNPDPIRMSAYMEGYTESGNPLVGHLPGEDDIIVMAGFSGSGFKFSPAMGEIAADLALDGTTRHPVDFLAPAEVGAA, encoded by the coding sequence ATGCGCGTCCCGAAGCGCGTCGCCGTGATCGGTGCCGGCAGCATGGGCAGCCAGGCCATGTGGCGACTGGCCGCCCGCGGAGCCGAGGTCATCGGCTACGACCGCTACGCACCGGGTCACGACCGCGGCGCGGCCGGGGGCGAGAGCCGTATCTACCGAGCCGCCCACCTCGGCGAGCCGGGCTACATCCCGCTGCTGCGGCTGGCGGACCGGATGTGGGAGCAGCTCCAGGCGGAGACGGGCCTGCCACTGCGACGCCGCAGCGGCAGCCTCGTGATGGGAGAGACCGCCTCACCGTCCATGCGCCTCCTCCTGTCCACCAGCGCCGCCCACAGGCTGGATCACGAGGTCCTGGACCGGGAGGAACTGGCCCGCCGCCACCCCCAGCACCGGCTCCCGGACGGACACACCGCTCTCCTCGACCGGTTGGGCGCCGTCATCAGGCCGGAGGCATCGATCCAAGCCGCCGCCGCCCGTGCCGAGCAACTGGGCGCCCGGCTGCACCGCTACACCACAGTGCGCGAGGTCGTCCCCGCGGCGGGCGGCGGGGTGCGGGTCGTGACCGACCTGGGCACGGACCACGTGGACGCCGCCGTGGTGACCGTGGGTCCCTGGATCAACACCCTGATCCCGGACCTCCCCCGGACCGTCGACGTCCGCCGGGTGGTCTGCTCCTGGCACCTGCCCACCCGCTACGACTGGTTCGCGGGTGGTGCCCCTTCCTTCGTGCGCGCCGCACCCCACGACTGCTTCGGAATCCCGTCGCCCGACGGCATCTCCGTCAAGCTCGGTCTCTCCTTCAAATACCATGCGCCGGTGCCCGAGCCCGATCGGCTCGACCGCACCGTCCGCCCCGAAGAACTCGGTGTCTTCCGCGAGCTCATCGGTGAACTCATGCCCGACCTGAACCCCGACCCCATCAGGATGTCGGCCTACATGGAGGGCTACACGGAGTCCGGAAACCCGCTCGTCGGCCATCTCCCCGGCGAGGACGACATCATCGTCATGGCCGGGTTCTCCGGCAGCGGGTTCAAGTTCTCGCCCGCGATGGGAGAGATCGCCGCCGACCTGGCGCTCGACGGCACCACGCGGCACCCTGTCGACTTCCTGGCTCCGGCAGAAGTCGGCGCCGCCTGA